The DNA region TCTAAACTCTTCATCGTAGAAATCAAATGCTAGGATCTTaccattattaaatttttaaatttgcaataattataagatGAACCatactcttaaatttttttaataattataaagttgacccgtatttttgtttttactaaAACCCTCAGTCATTGATAAACCATACCATGGTGGACGGCTTAGATTAGTCCTCATTTTTTTTACGCGAcaactttttaattatttaaactgTAGTCAAATGGTAAAAGTTAAGAGTAATGCCACCCCTAAAAATTCTCCCCTCAATGTTTTTTTTCTCTTGACATGTCATTATTTGATtggttattttacttttttattaaaagttaGTGGAGGCCACCAATTCATGGCATCCAATAATTAGAAGTCATGTCATGGAGATAATTTAGGAAGGAAAAAATTAGGAGGGGTAAGAAGAGTTTTTCAAAAgttaatcaaaataattaaaaaatgtatataataataacaattttaagGTGTTGGTACTTGATTCAATTGTATGTCATACTATATGGACcggggttcatattgcattgtgaaacCTAATATAAAAATTGTGTACCTTCATTTAACACATCCTATACTTACAGTTTACAGTTccgtaaacaaataacttgataattgctgacacataatatgacaGCTACAGGTACAGAAATTGTCAACTGCAGGTACAGAATGTATCAATTACAGATCCaaaatctgaaggttatttaTGGATCAGGATCTATAATGCAAGGTATatcctggtccatggtataatttgcctacttGATTGGCCTGAGTACTTATATTACTACAGACTTTTCCTTAAAATatagggtaacacttgtgtcaatcgttataccctgcaccacggtgcacatagcaatgtgcaccacgtacgtaaaacgacgtcgtttcggtgttagtagacgcggacgcgaatgactcagggaattcattatctataatacacataatcattatctataatacacagaacgtttgcctagaatacacagaatgtttgcccagaatacacagaatattgacacaaaatacacagatgttagtggacgcgaatgactctagggaattcattatctataatacacataatcattatatagaatacacagaacgtttgcctagaatacacataatgtttgcccataatacacagaatattgacgcaaaatacacaaaactcatcctcctaacattcgaatgcacaaacacatcacaacttgtgttaataacatgaatacacataatatttacacaaaatacacagaacacatcctcctaaacattcaaatgcacaaacacatcacaacatgtgttactaacatgaaatcacaacatgtgttactaacatgaatacacataacggttgcctataatacacagaacggttgcctaaaatacacagaatgattgcctggaatacacagaatattaacataaatacatgaCCGGCCGatacgggaaacgtgatttccaaaaaaaacggacgattagtttacaatgctcaaaacgacgtcgtttaggtacgtggtgcacattgcacattgctatgtgcaccaaggtgcacagtataatttgcccacttGTGTGACATCGTCTAACGGGTCTCAAtatgtgagacgggtcggatctttgacctcatcAATCAAATATCCAACCCCTCTATTGAAACTCTTAGACGGtcccacacaagtttttgccttaaatataatataatatgcatcTTTATGTTAAGAAATTTCAACTTGAGACTTTAAGTAATTAAATGTAGTATGTTATAGTTGATACAGAAAAgttaaattgtattattatattctatcaACTTACAAAGCAATTTATAAGTAttactataattttaattgtaaaagaaaataattactttaaaataaattatcaatttaaagcCCAAAAATTTGGTATATGCTTTTGAGTGCCAATCATATTCGAAAGGTCTTCTTCCATCAGTGATATGTGAAGAGGACCCCTCACCACAAAACCCTACTGATGGGCTTTTGGCCGTGTCCGACCGAGCGGTCAGTTCCGTGCTTGTCCGTGAAGAAGCTAAGGGAATTCAGAAGCCGATCTACTACGTGAGCAAAGCTCTTCAAGGAGCAGAGCTgaggtacacaaaatttgagaagaccgCGTTGGCGCTCTGGGTGACGGCCAGAAGACTTGCAGCTTACTTCCAAGCTCACCCGATAGTAGTGCTAACCGATCAACCGTTGGGGACGATCCTCAGGAATCCAACATCATCAAGGCGATTgatcaaatgggccatgatgctCACCCAGTTCGCGATTGAGTATAAGCCCCGTCCTGCCATCAAGGGTCAAGCATTGGCTGATTTCATCGTCGAATGCACCGCATGCGATCCGGAACCTGACCGACCGACTGCCCTAGAAGAACCATGGTGGGAAGTTTCTACTGATGGGTCGTCAAGTAAGAAGGGATGTGGGGGTGGAATTGTGCTCACATCCCCCGAGGGCTTCAAGATTTATCAagccttgattttcaaatttcaaNgaatgactcagggaattcattatctataatacacataatcattatctataatacacagaacgtttgcctagaatacacagaatgtttgcccagaatacacagaatattgacacaaaatacacagatgttagtggacgcgaatgactctagggaattcattatctataatacacataatcattatatagaatacacagaacgtttgcctagaatacacataatgtttgcccataatacacagaatattgacgcaaaatacacaaaactcatcctcctaacattcgaatgcacaaacacatcacaacttgtgttaataacatgaatacacataatatttacacaaaatacacagaacacatcctcctaaacattcaaatgcacaaacacatcacaacatgtgttactaacatgaaatcacaacatgtgttactaacatgaatacacataacggttgcctataatacacagaacggttgcctaaaatacacagaatgattgcctggaatacacagaatattaacataaatacatgaCCGGCCGatacgggaaacgtgatttccaaaaaaaacggacgattagtttacaatgctcaaaacgacgtcgtttaggtacgtggtgcacattgcacattgctatgtgcaccaaggtgcacagtataatttgcccacttGTGTGACATCGTCTAACGGGTCTCAAtatgtgagacgggtcggatctttgacctcatcAATCAAATATCCAACCCCTCTATTGAAACTCTTAGACGGtcccacacaagtttttgccttaaatataatataatatgcatcTTTATGTTAAGAAATTTCAACTTGAGACTTTAAGTAATTAAATGTAGTATGTTATAGTTGATACAGAAAAgttaaattgtattattatattctatcaACTTACAAAGCAATTTATAAGTAttactataattttaattgtaaaagaaaataattactttaaaataaattatcaatttaaagcCCAAAAATTTGGTATATGCTTTTGAGTGCCAATCATATTCGAAAGGTCTTCTTCCATCAGTGATATGTGAAGAGGACCCCTCACCACAAAACCCTACTGATGGGCTTTTGGCCGTGTCCGACCGAGCGGTCAGTTCCGTGCTTGTCCGTGAAGAAGCTAAGGGAATTCAGAAGCCGATCTACTACGTGAGCAAAGCTCTTCAAGGAGCAGAGCTgaggtacacaaaatttgagaagaccgCGTTGGCGCTCTGGGTGACGGCCAGAAGACTTGCAGCTTACTTCCAAGCTCACCCGATAGTAGTGCTAACCGATCAACCGTTGGGGACGATCCTCAGGAATCCAACATCATCAAGGCGATTgatcaaatgggccatgatgctCACCCAGTTCGCGATTGAGTATAAGCCCCGTCCTGCCATCAAGGGTCAAGCATTGGCTGATTTCATCGTCGAATGCACCGCATGCGATCCGGAACCTGACCGACCGACTGCCCTAGAAGAACCATGGTGGGAAGTTTCTACTGATGGGTCGTCAAGTAAGAAGGGATGTGGGGGTGGAATTGTGCTCACATCCCCCGAGGGCTTCAAGATTTATCAAGCCTTGATGCTCACATCCCCCGAGGGCTTCAAGATTTATCAagccttgattttcaaatttcccgagggcttcaagatttatcaagccttgattttcaaatttcccgagggcttcaagatttatcaagccttgattttcaaatttcaacctaCCAACAACGAAGCAGAATACGAGGCACTCATAGGCGGGTTGCGACTGGCTAAACAGATGAAGGCCGAACGGTTAAGGGCACGGTCAGACTCCCGGTTGATAATCGGACAGCTATCCAGCATGATCGATGCAAAGGAAGATCGAATGATACAGTACAAGGATATTGCGCTCgaattgttgcaacaattcaaaaaatacgagctgatccaagtatcaaggatggagaacacggacgctgacatgctctccaagttgactcaagaagctCCTGAATACGTGTCCAAGATTGCACGCATTGAAGAAATTGAAGCGCCAAGCATTGATGTCATAGAAGTCCGATCGGTTGAGATAGGCGAGCCAGATTGGATGTACGACTTGAAGACGGTTGAGATAGGCGAGCCAGATTGGATGTACGACTTGAAGAATTACATCGCCAACGAGCCAGATTGGATGTACGACTTGAAGAATTACATCGCCAACGGCACTCTACCGGACGACTCCTcccgggcaaagaaagttaagtTAAGGGCACCATGTTTCCAATTGGTTGATGATAGGCTCTACAAAAGATCATACGGCGGACCGCTTCTCCGGTGTTTAACCAGCGACGAGGCAAAAGTTGTGATGGAAGAAGTTCATGAGGGGATTTGTTCTGCTCATCAATGACCGAGAACACTCGCGCAAAAGATCATTCTGATGGGTTACTATTGGCCTTCGATCAACCTGGATTGCGAGCAATACGTTCGACGATGCGCCACTTGTCAAGAATTTCACAGGTTACCCGGTCGACCAGCCACCTACTATCAACTAGTGAGCGAAGTAATACCTTTTGCAAGGTGGGGTGTAGACCTGATCGGAGCATTCCCGATGGCAGCCGGACGCAAAAAGTATGTGATAGTGGCGATCGACAACTTCACCAAGTGGCTGGAAGCAAAAGCGTTGGCAACCATCACTTCTCAACAGTGTCAAAAGTTCCTTTGGAAAAATGTGATTACTCGTTTCGGGGTACCTGTTCAATTGATCACAGACAACGGGACGCAATTTGACAGCCGACCGTTTAAGAACTTCATGGCTCATTTGGGCATAAAGCATATCCGAGTGGCCGTAGCATACCCGCAATCAAATGGTCAAGTGGAGAACACCAACCGGACGATCTTGGATGGattgaaaaagaagttgcaaACTGCAGGTCAAGGCTGGGTTGATGAGCTTTCATATGTTCTTTGGACATACCGAACCACCCCGCGTCCGGCAACGAATGAGACACCCTTCTCGCTGACATATGGATTCGAGGCAAGAGTCCCGATTGAAGCATGGCTCCCTACCACCCgggaaaaaaaattacgatCCAgaagtgaatgatgagatgcaAGGTACGGAACTCAATTTCATAGACGAAAAAAGGGACATGGCAGCTCGAAGGTTAATAGAATATCAGAGGAATGCCAAAGTAGCCCATGACGGTCGAGTGAACCCACGATATTTCCAAGTAAGAGATCTGGTCCTACGGCGGAGGGAAGCTAGCAAACCGACTGATCACGGAAAATTTGCCAAGAAATGGGAAGGACCCTACAAGGTCTCTGCAATGGTTCAACCAGGTACCTATAAGTTAGAGACTCTTTCTGGTCGATTAGTCGCCCGAGTGTGGAACTCTGAGCACCTTATTAAATTTCACAAGTAGTTTGGTTGTTGGAATGTAACTTGCATCTAGAATAATTAAGTCGCAGTGTNGAGATCTGGTCCTACGGCGGAGGGAAGCTAGCAAACCGACTGATCACGGAAAATTTGCCAAGAAATGGGAAGGACCCTACAAGGTCTCTGCAATGGTTCAGCCAGGTACCTATAAGTTAGAGACTATTTCTGGTCGATTAGTCGCCCGAGTGTGGAACTCTGAGCAccttattaaatttcacatgTAGTTTAGTTGTTGGAATGTAACTTGCATCTAGAATAATTAAGTCGCagtgtttttggaatttttcaCTGTAATCTTGCTTGgtgtaagtaaaaaaaaaaaaaacgacctgcacgaatcttcgtttggggttgtgctcgacctgcacgaatcttcgtttggggttgtgttcgacctgcatgAATTCTCGTTTGGGgtttttgttcgacctgcacgagtattcgtttggggtttttcgacctgcacgaatcttcgtttggggttgtgttcgacctgcacgtttggggttttgttcgacctgcacgaatcttcgtttggggttgtgctcgacctgcacgaattctcgtttggggtttttgttcgacctgcacgagtattcgtttggggtttttcgacctgcacgaatcttcgtttggggttgtgttcgacctgcacgtttggggttttgttcgacctgcacgaatcttcgtttggggttgtgctcgacctgcacgaatcttcgtttggggttttgttcaacctgcacgagtattcgtttggggttttattcgacctgcacggatctccgttttgGGTTTTgatcgacctgcacggatcttcgtttggggttttgatcgacctgcacgaattttcgtttggggtttttcgacctgcacgaatcttcgtttgaggttgtgttcgacctgcacgaattttcgtttggggtttttcgacctgcacgaatcttcgtttgaggttgtgttcgacctgcacgtttggggttatgttcgacctgcacgaattttcgtttggggttttgttcgacctgcacgaatctttgtttggggttgtgttcgacctgcacgaatcttcgtttggggttgtgctcgacctgcacgaatcttcgtttggggttttgtttaaCCTGCACGAGtattcgtttggggttttattcgacctgcacggatctctgtTTGGGGTTTTgatcgacctgcacgaatcttcgtttgggctttgttcgacctgcacgaatttattcaaataaatgtgCCATCAGAGCAGCAAGTTGTGCAAGTTTGATTAGCGGTATTGAGTGGAAGAATATACTACTTGAGAAA from Ipomoea triloba cultivar NCNSP0323 chromosome 6, ASM357664v1 includes:
- the LOC116023572 gene encoding uncharacterized protein LOC116023572 codes for the protein MTATGTEIVNCRYRMYQLQIQNLKVIYGSGSIMQGLLPSVICEEDPSPQNPTDGLLAVSDRAVSSVLVREEAKGIQKPIYYVSKALQGAELRYTKFEKTALALWVTARRLAAYFQAHPIVVLTDQPLGTILRNPTSSRRLIKWAMMLTQFAIEYKPRPAIKGQALADFIVECTACDPEPDRPTALEEPWWEVSTDGSSSLLPSVICEEDPSPQNPTDGLLAVSDRAVSSVLVREEAKGIQKPIYYVSKALQGAELRYTKFEKTALALWVTARRLAAYFQAHPIVVLTDQPLGTILRNPTSSRRLIKWAMMLTQFAIEYKPRPAIKGQALADFIVECTACDPEPDRPTALEEPWWEVSTDGSSTPEYVSKIARIEEIEAPSIDVIEVRSVEIGEPDWMYDLKTVEIGEPDWMYDLKNYIANEPDWMYDLKNYIANGTLPDDSSRAKKVKLRAPCFQLVDDRLYKRSYGGPLLRCLTSDEAKVVMEEVHEGICSAHQ